The Cryptococcus deuterogattii R265 chromosome 3, complete sequence genome has a segment encoding these proteins:
- a CDS encoding methionine-R-sulfoxide reductase, with protein sequence MFRISSLLQSVLLLAIFMPFISPTLFRSTIYTARTRLSTTSATTTARSISFSFAFAFFSSSASANMSQPPKVQKSDDEWHAILSPEQFRVLRQKGTERPGSHPYDHSFNEGVYHCAGCDAPLYTSKTKFQSGCGWPAFYDTIPGAVNRHEDRTLGMTRTEITCANCGGHLGHVFKGEGFPNPVDERHCVNGISLNFKNE encoded by the exons ATGTTTCGTatatcatctcttctccaatcaGTTCTACTCCTGGCCATATTCATGCCTTTTATTTCACCTACACTCTTCCGCTCAACAATCTATACAGCCCGTACTCGATTATCCACCACTTCAGCTACAACCACAGCTCGTTCGATAAGCTTCAGTTTTGCATTCGCATTTTTCAGCTCTTCCGCTTCGGCCAACATGTCCCAACCTCCCAAGGTCCAGAAGTCTGACGATGAATGGCATGCCATTCTTAGTCCGGAGCAA TTCCGAGTTTTGAGACAAAAGGGGACTGAGAGGCCAGGCTCTCATCCTTACGATCACTCGTTCAACGAAGGTGTCTACC ACTGTGCCGGATGTGATGCACCCTTGTATACATCTAAGACCAAGTT CCAATCTGGGTGTGGGTGGCCTGCCTTTTATGATACCATCCCAGGTGCCGTCAACCGTCATGAAGATAGGACACTTGGAATGACGCGTACGGAGATCACGTGTGCCAATTG TGGCGGTCATTTGGGTCACGTCTTCAAGGGAGAAGGTTTTCCTAACCCGGTCGACGAACG ACACTGTGTTAACGGAATTTCCCTCAATTTTAAGAATGAATAG